One segment of Niabella beijingensis DNA contains the following:
- a CDS encoding beta-L-arabinofuranosidase domain-containing protein: MKLRFAVILFFITLKTGARVPDIWYTPDFTGLKIQGYIGDKLDACIRNGILQTDEDYLVAPFRQRNERSRWQTEFWGKWFTAAAAAYRYTTDPQLLKKMQQAVQGLLSTQTPDGYIGNYAPEYRLQQWDIWGMKYCLLGLLDYYAITKDPATLAGMKKLADYAANAIMKSRVPLFRLGNYKGMAAASILEPVVRLYQLTKEKRYLDFAEAIVASWDDPGSSRLIRKALEQVPVGARFPVPKVWYGPDNGQKAYEMMSCYEGLLELYRVTGNKTYLDAVTAAADNIRETEIMITGSGASMECWFGGAATQSIPVKHTMEACVTVTWLKLCLQLLRVTGDVKWANEIEKGYYNALLGAMKPDGSTWSKYIGMKGRRYLGEDQCGMTTNCCIANGPRGIMLATGEAVMEGRDGVAINFYSPMKAVFLLHGANGRQLTLEMATGYPVSNEATLRVEPQQAAEFTLQLRIPEWSTSTTITVNGTPAGTARPGTYTAVKRKWKKGDVIRIRFDMQVRLFSPAKDPYHYALLYGPLVLAADLRYQQAPFFDCYTPVIKDKRIPVTVSDGSRNNVLLEAHIPMNRETDGLVMQTDELVLTDFASAGNTRNERSAYTVWLQRIRDVSKE, from the coding sequence ATGAAACTACGATTTGCTGTCATTTTATTCTTTATCACCCTGAAGACCGGTGCCCGGGTTCCCGATATATGGTATACACCTGATTTTACCGGTTTGAAAATCCAGGGCTATATTGGTGATAAACTGGATGCCTGTATCAGAAACGGTATCCTGCAAACGGATGAGGATTATCTGGTGGCTCCTTTTCGTCAGCGGAATGAGCGTTCGCGCTGGCAAACGGAGTTTTGGGGAAAATGGTTTACGGCAGCTGCGGCAGCCTACCGCTACACAACTGATCCGCAACTGCTGAAGAAAATGCAACAGGCAGTTCAGGGATTATTGAGCACGCAGACACCGGACGGATATATCGGAAATTATGCCCCGGAATACCGCTTACAGCAATGGGATATCTGGGGTATGAAATATTGCCTGCTGGGGTTGCTGGACTACTATGCCATCACCAAAGATCCGGCTACACTGGCCGGAATGAAAAAGCTGGCAGACTATGCAGCCAATGCCATCATGAAGAGCAGGGTGCCGTTATTCCGTCTCGGAAATTATAAGGGAATGGCCGCGGCTTCCATACTGGAACCAGTGGTACGGCTTTATCAATTGACCAAAGAAAAAAGATACCTTGATTTTGCGGAGGCCATTGTTGCTTCCTGGGATGATCCCGGTTCCTCCCGGTTGATCCGGAAAGCGCTGGAGCAGGTTCCGGTGGGCGCGCGGTTTCCTGTACCCAAGGTGTGGTACGGACCTGATAATGGTCAGAAAGCATATGAAATGATGTCCTGTTATGAAGGGTTGCTGGAGCTGTACCGGGTTACGGGAAATAAGACCTATCTGGATGCCGTTACAGCCGCAGCCGATAATATCCGGGAGACCGAGATCATGATCACAGGATCGGGCGCCAGTATGGAATGCTGGTTTGGTGGTGCTGCCACACAATCCATCCCGGTTAAGCATACCATGGAAGCCTGTGTTACCGTAACATGGCTGAAGCTTTGCCTGCAGTTGCTGCGCGTTACCGGGGATGTAAAATGGGCCAATGAGATCGAAAAAGGGTATTACAATGCCTTACTCGGCGCCATGAAACCGGATGGATCTACCTGGAGTAAATATATCGGAATGAAGGGACGGCGATACCTGGGCGAGGACCAGTGCGGTATGACCACCAATTGCTGTATCGCCAACGGACCGCGGGGTATAATGCTGGCAACCGGGGAGGCGGTGATGGAGGGGCGCGATGGTGTTGCGATCAATTTTTATTCTCCAATGAAAGCTGTTTTCTTGTTGCATGGTGCTAATGGCCGGCAGCTCACTCTTGAAATGGCGACAGGCTATCCGGTCTCCAATGAAGCAACCCTGCGGGTAGAACCGCAGCAGGCCGCTGAATTCACCCTACAGCTGCGGATCCCCGAGTGGAGTACCTCCACAACCATTACAGTAAATGGAACACCTGCCGGAACCGCACGGCCGGGCACCTATACAGCCGTCAAACGTAAATGGAAAAAGGGGGATGTCATCCGGATCCGGTTTGACATGCAGGTGCGTTTATTTTCCCCTGCAAAAGATCCGTATCATTATGCATTGCTTTATGGCCCGCTGGTACTGGCGGCCGACCTCCGGTATCAGCAGGCGCCCTTTTTCGATTGCTATACACCCGTGATAAAAGATAAGCGGATACCGGTTACCGTCAGCGACGGAAGCAGGAATAATGTATTGCTTGAGGCACACATCCCGATGAACCGGGAAACGGACGGCCTGGTAATGCAGACCGATGAACTGGTGCTTACCGATTTTGCCTCGGCGGGGAATACCCGGAATGAGCGTTCTGCCTATACCGTATGGCTGCAAAGAATACGGGATGTTTCAAAAGAGTAA
- a CDS encoding rod shape-determining protein MreD, giving the protein MSDLVKNIIRFLLFVFVQVYVLDVMPHLHELITPYLYFLFLLWLPFSIKKGWLLLLGFLLGMTVDYFTMTPGLHAAACVLVAFLRPLIIHLLSPKDATGYTYQEPSPKAMGWSAYGLYALLLSFAHNFYLLFLEWLSFGSFMNFLVKVLCATAISMLLIFITELLFFRKQRYRTNTA; this is encoded by the coding sequence GTGAGTGATCTAGTAAAAAATATAATCCGCTTTTTACTGTTTGTGTTTGTACAGGTTTACGTATTGGATGTAATGCCGCACCTGCATGAATTGATCACCCCCTATCTCTATTTCTTATTTTTATTGTGGCTGCCTTTTTCCATTAAAAAAGGCTGGCTCCTGCTATTGGGATTTTTGCTGGGCATGACCGTCGATTATTTTACAATGACACCTGGTTTGCATGCGGCCGCCTGCGTACTGGTGGCCTTTTTGCGCCCGCTGATCATACACCTGCTCTCCCCGAAAGACGCCACCGGCTATACCTACCAGGAGCCCTCGCCCAAGGCCATGGGATGGAGTGCTTACGGGCTTTATGCGCTGTTGCTTTCCTTTGCTCATAACTTTTACCTCTTGTTCCTGGAATGGTTATCGTTCGGGTCTTTTATGAACTTTCTTGTAAAAGTGCTTTGCGCTACCGCTATCAGCATGCTGCTCATTTTTATTACTGAGCTCCTGTTCTTCCGCAAACAACGCTACCGTACGAATACAGCGTAA
- a CDS encoding transketolase family protein, with amino-acid sequence MALKDIQSTGKKDTRSGFGDGIVEAARSNDKIVALTADLLGSMKLNQFVKEFPDRFVQCGIGEANMMGVAAGLTIGGHIPFTTTFANFSTGRVYDQIRQSVAYSGKNVKICASHAGVTLGEDGATHQILEDIGMMKMLPGMSVVVPCDYSQTKAATKAIAAIDGPFYLRFGRPSWPIFTKEEDFVFGKAQQFSEGTDVTIFACGHLVWNAIQAGIILEEKGISVEVINIHTIKPLDEEAVIASIKKTKCAVTAEEHNVIGGLGDMIAQCAAKHFPVPIEYIGTQDTFGESGTPDQLLKKYHLDIPDIVAAAEKVIARKAG; translated from the coding sequence ATGGCGTTAAAGGACATCCAATCTACAGGAAAAAAAGATACCCGCAGCGGGTTTGGTGATGGTATTGTGGAAGCTGCACGCAGCAACGATAAAATCGTGGCACTGACCGCAGATTTGCTGGGATCGATGAAACTGAACCAGTTTGTAAAGGAATTTCCTGACCGTTTTGTACAGTGTGGCATCGGGGAGGCCAATATGATGGGGGTAGCAGCCGGTTTAACCATCGGAGGCCATATACCGTTTACCACTACTTTCGCCAACTTCAGTACCGGACGTGTGTACGACCAGATCCGCCAGTCCGTCGCGTATAGCGGGAAAAATGTAAAAATATGCGCCTCACATGCCGGTGTGACCCTCGGTGAAGACGGTGCCACACACCAGATCCTGGAAGACATCGGTATGATGAAAATGCTGCCGGGCATGTCCGTGGTAGTGCCTTGCGATTACAGTCAGACCAAGGCGGCCACCAAGGCCATTGCCGCCATCGATGGTCCGTTTTACCTGCGTTTCGGCCGCCCTTCCTGGCCTATTTTTACCAAAGAGGAAGATTTTGTATTCGGCAAGGCCCAGCAATTTTCTGAGGGAACGGATGTAACGATCTTTGCCTGCGGACACCTGGTATGGAATGCCATCCAGGCGGGGATAATTCTTGAAGAAAAAGGCATCAGCGTGGAAGTGATCAATATTCACACCATTAAACCACTGGATGAAGAAGCGGTTATCGCCTCCATTAAAAAGACCAAATGCGCTGTTACTGCAGAAGAACATAATGTGATTGGCGGTCTGGGAGATATGATCGCCCAGTGCGCTGCCAAACATTTCCCCGTACCCATCGAATACATCGGCACCCAGGATACGTTTGGCGAAAGTGGTACCCCCGATCAACTGTTAAAAAAATACCACCTGGATATTCCGGATATCGTGGCCGCAGCCGAAAAAGTGATCGCCAGGAAGGCGGGTTAA
- a CDS encoding alpha-L-rhamnosidase, protein MKPFIFLFLAGSLFISTLSMAQSGTGASRLRCEHLTDPLGIDNPLPRFSWVLQDNEPGAVQQSYQVTVQKEDGQEMWNSGTVASAQTLITYKGQELEPFTRYRWSVTLTGKDGRRYPAAAPAFFETGMMQQTNWKGGWISDGTDIKLLPAPYFRKSFNLSKTVKSARVYIAAAGLYELSLNARKIGDHRLDPMYTRFDRRNLYVTYDITDQLKPGKNAIGVLLGNGWYNHQSTAVWFFDKAPWRNRPAFCLDLRITYSDGSAETISTDRSWKTALSPVRFNSIYTAEHYDARNEIPGWNQPEFDDSKWASAIDRSVPSRQITAQTLHPIRDVVKITPVDLKKFNDTNYVFNLGRNISGVSEIRVSGAAGTVLRLIHSERIHSSGHADLSNINVHYRPTDDSDPFQTDIFTLKGTGEETFKPRFNYKGFQYVEVISSKPVQLGSSSLTGYFMHSDVPPVGTVATGSPLINKIWEATNNSYLSNLFGYPTDCPQREKNGWTGDAVIALETGLYNFDGITVYEKWLADHRDEQQPNGVLPAIIPTSGWGYQWANGPDWTSTIAIIPWTLYQFYGDTKPLADNYENIKSYVDHITELYPTGLTTWGLGDWVPVKSKSPVELTSSLYYYKDVTILAKAAALFNKKEAASRYMALAEKIRKAINDKYLDVTTGIYGTGLQTELSTPVYWGVVPDALKARVVANLAKKVTADGIQLDVGILGAKAVLNVLSENGYADLAYQLAARTTYPSWGWWIENGATTLYENWQIDAKRDASLNHIMFGDIGAWFYKALGGIFPDPEHPGFSNILLKPNFVTGLNTFNATYNSVRGSIRSSWKKSKHQVVYECVIPANSSATFYLPASWEPERNRQLPGIKNPDGSYTLSSGTYSFQLKKK, encoded by the coding sequence ATGAAACCGTTTATTTTTTTATTCCTGGCCGGGAGCCTGTTCATTTCAACCTTATCAATGGCACAATCCGGAACCGGTGCTTCCCGGCTCCGATGCGAACATTTAACTGATCCGCTGGGTATCGATAATCCCCTGCCCCGCTTCAGCTGGGTGCTTCAGGATAATGAGCCGGGTGCAGTACAACAAAGCTACCAGGTGACCGTACAAAAGGAAGACGGACAGGAAATGTGGAATTCCGGCACAGTAGCTTCCGCTCAGACCCTTATTACCTACAAAGGACAGGAACTGGAGCCGTTTACCCGCTACCGCTGGAGCGTTACACTTACCGGAAAGGATGGCCGGCGCTATCCCGCAGCAGCACCGGCATTTTTTGAAACGGGCATGATGCAGCAAACCAACTGGAAAGGAGGATGGATCAGTGATGGTACGGATATAAAGCTATTGCCCGCCCCTTACTTCAGAAAATCGTTCAACCTGTCGAAGACCGTCAAATCCGCCCGGGTCTACATTGCAGCAGCGGGTCTTTATGAACTTTCACTGAATGCCCGGAAGATCGGCGATCACCGGCTGGATCCCATGTACACCCGCTTCGACCGGAGGAATCTGTATGTTACCTATGACATTACCGACCAGCTGAAACCGGGGAAAAATGCGATCGGTGTTTTGTTGGGCAACGGATGGTATAATCATCAGTCTACTGCAGTTTGGTTCTTCGATAAAGCGCCCTGGCGCAACCGGCCGGCCTTCTGCCTGGATCTCCGGATCACTTATTCCGACGGATCAGCGGAAACCATTTCCACCGACAGAAGCTGGAAAACGGCTTTGAGCCCGGTGCGGTTCAACAGCATTTACACCGCCGAGCATTACGATGCCCGGAACGAGATCCCTGGTTGGAACCAACCGGAATTTGATGATTCCAAATGGGCTTCCGCTATCGATCGCTCAGTGCCTTCCCGGCAGATAACCGCCCAGACACTGCACCCTATAAGGGACGTTGTGAAGATCACCCCGGTGGACCTCAAAAAATTCAATGACACAAATTATGTGTTCAACCTCGGCCGGAATATCTCAGGGGTCAGCGAGATCCGCGTTTCAGGCGCGGCAGGAACCGTGCTCCGGCTGATCCACTCCGAGCGCATCCATTCTTCCGGCCACGCGGATCTTTCCAATATTAATGTCCATTACCGCCCTACGGATGATAGTGATCCGTTCCAGACAGATATCTTTACGTTAAAAGGCACAGGAGAAGAAACCTTCAAACCCCGTTTTAACTACAAGGGCTTCCAGTATGTGGAAGTCATCAGCAGCAAACCGGTGCAGCTCGGCAGCTCCAGTCTTACCGGTTATTTTATGCACAGTGATGTGCCACCGGTGGGTACTGTTGCCACCGGAAGCCCGCTTATCAACAAGATCTGGGAGGCCACGAACAATTCTTATCTCTCCAACCTCTTCGGCTACCCGACCGATTGCCCGCAACGGGAGAAAAACGGATGGACGGGCGATGCCGTTATCGCACTGGAAACCGGGCTCTATAACTTTGATGGCATCACCGTTTACGAAAAATGGCTGGCAGATCACCGGGATGAACAACAGCCCAACGGCGTGCTTCCCGCCATCATCCCCACCAGCGGCTGGGGCTATCAGTGGGCTAATGGTCCCGACTGGACCAGTACCATTGCCATTATCCCATGGACGCTCTACCAGTTTTATGGAGATACCAAACCGCTGGCCGATAACTACGAGAACATAAAAAGTTATGTAGACCATATCACCGAGCTGTATCCTACCGGTCTTACCACATGGGGGCTCGGGGACTGGGTGCCGGTGAAATCCAAATCCCCTGTGGAGCTGACCTCTTCGCTTTACTATTACAAGGACGTAACAATACTTGCTAAAGCAGCAGCGCTTTTCAATAAGAAAGAAGCAGCCAGCCGCTATATGGCGCTGGCAGAAAAGATCAGAAAGGCCATTAATGATAAATACCTGGATGTTACTACCGGGATCTATGGTACCGGCCTGCAAACCGAACTGAGCACACCCGTTTACTGGGGCGTTGTTCCCGATGCCCTGAAAGCCAGAGTGGTGGCCAATCTTGCCAAAAAAGTAACAGCGGACGGCATCCAGCTGGATGTGGGTATCCTTGGTGCCAAAGCCGTGCTGAATGTACTGAGCGAAAACGGTTATGCCGATCTTGCCTATCAGCTTGCAGCACGCACCACGTATCCCTCTTGGGGCTGGTGGATTGAAAACGGCGCAACCACATTGTATGAGAACTGGCAGATTGATGCAAAGCGCGACGCCTCGCTGAATCACATTATGTTTGGTGATATCGGAGCCTGGTTTTACAAAGCACTGGGCGGCATCTTCCCCGACCCGGAGCATCCGGGATTCAGCAATATACTTTTAAAACCCAATTTTGTTACCGGTCTTAATACCTTCAACGCTACCTATAACAGCGTCCGCGGCAGCATCCGCTCATCCTGGAAAAAATCGAAGCACCAGGTGGTTTATGAATGCGTGATACCGGCCAACAGCAGTGCCACCTTCTATCTTCCGGCATCCTGGGAGCCGGAACGGAACCGGCAACTGCCGGGTATAAAAAATCCGGATGGCAGTTATACATTGTCATCCGGTACTTATTCATTTCAGCTTAAAAAGAAATAG
- a CDS encoding MBL fold metallo-hydrolase — translation MKVIPLSEGSFTVDATKQFIPFRLSEDEMSNRTHGSLLVEIQPFLIITSKDVLLLDTGLGFHHQESDEMQLIQHLAEQGIQSGDVTKVLMSHLHKDHVGGMVNPGTGRPAFENATYYIQEREAAFAKEKGGPSYDISKIEPVLAANTSFLKEDSGVIDGYIRYTVTGAHSKYHQVFWIEEEGGLLFFGADDAPQYQQMKHRFAAKYDYDGKKAMELRSQWWQTGREEGWQFLFYHDTRKPVAFPKTEEPG, via the coding sequence ATGAAAGTAATACCATTGTCTGAAGGAAGTTTTACCGTTGATGCTACCAAGCAATTTATCCCGTTCCGGTTGAGTGAAGATGAAATGAGTAACAGGACGCATGGAAGTTTGCTGGTAGAGATACAGCCTTTTCTTATCATCACTTCAAAGGATGTGCTGCTGCTGGATACCGGCCTGGGGTTTCATCACCAGGAAAGCGATGAAATGCAGCTGATACAACATCTGGCGGAACAGGGCATACAATCGGGGGATGTAACAAAAGTGCTGATGAGTCACCTGCATAAAGATCATGTCGGCGGCATGGTGAATCCTGGTACCGGGCGGCCGGCTTTTGAGAATGCCACGTATTATATACAGGAGCGGGAAGCTGCTTTTGCAAAAGAGAAGGGAGGCCCATCCTACGATATTTCGAAGATAGAGCCGGTACTGGCTGCCAATACTTCGTTTTTGAAGGAAGACAGTGGTGTTATCGACGGCTATATCCGTTATACGGTTACCGGAGCACATTCAAAATACCATCAGGTTTTTTGGATAGAAGAGGAAGGCGGGCTGCTCTTTTTTGGTGCTGATGATGCACCGCAGTACCAGCAGATGAAGCACCGTTTTGCCGCGAAATATGATTATGATGGTAAAAAAGCGATGGAACTACGTTCTCAATGGTGGCAGACCGGCAGGGAAGAAGGCTGGCAGTTCCTGTTTTATCATGATACCCGCAAGCCCGTGGCATTTCCCAAAACAGAGGAGCCGGGATAG
- a CDS encoding rod shape-determining protein: MGLFNWFTQEIAMDLGTANTLIIHNDEVAVNEPSIVALNRNNPKEVLAVGKRALMMHEKTHESIRTVRPLKDGVIADFNAAELMIRELIKLVYPKKPLFPPSWRMMICIPSSITEVEKRAVRDSAEQAGAKEVYLIHEPMAAALGIGIDVEEPVGNMIIDIGGGTTGITVIALAGIVCDQSIRIAGDEFTADIMEALRRYHSLLIGERTAEQIKIQVGAAMKDLENPPDDIPVNGRDLVTGIPKQIMVSFQEIAEALDKSIFKIEEAILKALEQTPPELAGDIYRRGLYLTGGGALLRGLDKRLSQKIKLPVHIADDPLKSVVRGTGIALKNYDRYPFVMR; the protein is encoded by the coding sequence ATGGGACTCTTTAACTGGTTTACACAAGAAATAGCAATGGATCTGGGTACCGCAAATACCCTTATTATACATAACGATGAAGTGGCTGTAAATGAGCCGAGTATTGTGGCATTAAACCGCAATAATCCCAAAGAGGTACTGGCAGTGGGGAAACGGGCGCTGATGATGCACGAAAAAACGCACGAAAGCATCCGCACTGTGCGGCCTTTAAAAGATGGGGTGATCGCGGATTTTAACGCTGCAGAACTGATGATCCGTGAGCTGATCAAACTGGTGTATCCCAAGAAGCCCCTGTTCCCTCCCAGCTGGAGGATGATGATCTGCATTCCGTCCTCGATCACCGAGGTGGAAAAAAGAGCCGTAAGGGACAGTGCCGAACAGGCAGGAGCCAAGGAGGTATACCTGATCCACGAGCCGATGGCCGCAGCACTGGGTATCGGCATCGATGTGGAAGAGCCGGTTGGTAACATGATCATTGACATTGGCGGAGGAACCACCGGTATCACCGTAATCGCCCTTGCCGGTATTGTATGTGATCAGAGCATCCGTATTGCGGGTGATGAGTTCACGGCAGATATTATGGAAGCCCTGCGCCGTTATCACAGTCTGCTGATCGGGGAACGTACGGCCGAACAGATCAAGATACAGGTAGGAGCCGCCATGAAAGACCTGGAAAACCCGCCGGATGATATCCCGGTGAATGGCCGCGACCTGGTTACAGGTATACCAAAGCAGATCATGGTAAGTTTCCAGGAAATTGCAGAAGCACTGGATAAAAGCATTTTTAAAATAGAAGAAGCCATTCTTAAAGCGCTGGAACAAACACCGCCGGAACTGGCCGGCGACATCTACCGAAGAGGCCTGTATCTTACAGGAGGCGGAGCGTTGCTGCGCGGCCTTGACAAACGGCTTAGCCAAAAAATAAAATTACCGGTTCATATTGCGGATGATCCGCTGAAGAGTGTGGTAAGGGGTACGGGCATCGCGTTGAAAAATTACGACCGTTATCCTTTTGTAATGCGTTAA
- a CDS encoding RNA polymerase sigma factor codes for MEQFQSDETLLALFRNPDTKEAAFTALVNKYKERLYWHIRRMVIVHEDADDVLQNVFIKTWKGLANFRAESGLYTWLYRISTNESITHLQNQKKKRTFFATDHESDLTEQIRADPHFDANRAEWKLQLAIQQLPEQQRLIFNLRYFDEMPYQKMSEILGVTEGALKASYHHAAKKVEKYLRNS; via the coding sequence ATGGAACAATTTCAAAGTGATGAGACTTTATTGGCACTTTTTCGTAACCCTGACACGAAAGAAGCGGCTTTTACCGCCCTAGTAAACAAGTATAAAGAGCGGCTTTACTGGCATATACGGCGCATGGTGATCGTACATGAGGATGCAGATGATGTATTGCAGAATGTTTTTATCAAAACCTGGAAGGGACTGGCCAATTTCCGCGCAGAAAGCGGTCTCTATACCTGGCTCTACCGTATCAGCACCAATGAAAGCATTACCCATCTGCAAAACCAAAAGAAAAAAAGAACATTTTTTGCAACAGATCATGAAAGCGACTTAACGGAACAGATACGGGCAGATCCTCATTTTGATGCCAACAGGGCCGAATGGAAACTGCAGCTGGCCATCCAGCAGCTGCCGGAACAGCAACGGCTGATCTTCAACCTTCGGTATTTTGACGAAATGCCCTATCAGAAAATGAGCGAGATACTGGGCGTGACGGAAGGCGCATTAAAAGCCAGCTACCATCATGCGGCAAAAAAAGTAGAAAAATATTTACGGAACAGTTAA
- the mreC gene encoding rod shape-determining protein MreC, with product MHRVKGLDAAGRVTSYFNSKYNSLEDFFRMKAENKRVHQLNDSLMNLMKENFVTVDTNAILVHDTAAVDTTGKARQYVWRTAQVLYATVNSDKNYLQINRGTSSGVEADMGVFSSNGGLVGKVVNAGRNFSEVMILLHVMNKLSVQLKKTGNSGIISWDGKTPTELTLNGIPKTDSVHVGDTILTGNYSLSYPPGKMVGTVIRVLKDEATNFFILKIKPAANFGGLQQVFVVENLNYAVQRQLSDETIKKVEAKSGNK from the coding sequence TTGCATCGAGTTAAGGGATTGGATGCCGCAGGGCGGGTTACCAGCTATTTTAATTCCAAATACAATTCCCTTGAAGATTTTTTCCGTATGAAAGCGGAAAACAAACGGGTGCACCAGCTCAATGATTCCCTGATGAACCTTATGAAGGAGAACTTCGTAACGGTTGATACCAATGCCATCTTGGTGCATGACACGGCCGCAGTAGATACAACGGGGAAGGCCCGTCAATATGTATGGAGAACGGCCCAGGTATTGTATGCTACGGTGAACAGCGATAAAAATTATCTTCAGATCAACCGGGGTACCAGTTCGGGAGTGGAGGCAGATATGGGGGTTTTCAGTTCCAATGGCGGGCTTGTAGGAAAAGTGGTAAATGCAGGCAGGAATTTCAGCGAAGTGATGATCCTGCTGCATGTGATGAATAAACTAAGCGTTCAGCTGAAAAAAACGGGCAATTCGGGCATCATCTCCTGGGATGGAAAGACGCCGACCGAACTTACGCTGAACGGCATTCCAAAAACGGACTCGGTGCATGTAGGGGATACGATCCTTACCGGCAATTACTCACTGAGTTATCCGCCGGGTAAAATGGTTGGAACCGTGATCCGCGTGTTAAAGGATGAGGCCACCAATTTTTTCATTCTCAAAATAAAACCCGCAGCTAATTTTGGAGGCCTGCAGCAGGTTTTTGTGGTGGAGAACCTGAACTATGCGGTTCAGCGCCAGCTGAGTGATGAAACCATTAAAAAAGTAGAAGCAAAATCCGGAAATAAGTGA